One Spinacia oleracea cultivar Varoflay chromosome 4, BTI_SOV_V1, whole genome shotgun sequence DNA segment encodes these proteins:
- the LOC110783269 gene encoding uncharacterized protein, whose protein sequence is MADKDQNQKSVKKLIVKLRSPSSSSSAVTTTITPPPPPQQPPQKQPQLVNYVVEDDDDDDDLEEGEFRVPTQLEPPEAKPEAEPEAKPEAEEVVVVNAKKYDCKYCNKKFQNGKALGGHLRIHAAERDDRPLKAAGGGGYSAAAKKAAAGGFGSSSGARDQDQDGIFQCNYPGCNKGLKSQKALFGHMRSHPDRDYRGMEPPSNRVRVSPIPPSNNDCEIDNGSGSGGDDGSGEEEVNRIQLLRWKGFGKRGMVKDPSSTDTGTGTGSSSSSDNSSHNDDEVAATDNLMYLSNGPSIEPDQPQPEPEPEDGDGIRAVIRARVEKKKGEYDEDELYFLQYELNITVPDYPPMKFNHPTTFHCSPRKENVASCSTNKKKRKAVKCHEQPNQAKHHKKEKEEAGGSGGSGGGGENNNQDEEAETVVREVVVGPDGEVLKWICITCGKGFSTHQALGGHRSSHNKEKANLKKSQPKSTHVNFNPSSSSTTLNHALTLTPTPTPTLTLTQVPRSQVLEHGSGLTQVGPGEIRGDVAYSVHKCNICNESFQSGQALGGHMRCHYVQSSSPPLSSSPPLSPPPVSSSPPVQTTSKSRPIIDLNEEPDVEEDVDGVVESN, encoded by the coding sequence ATGGCGGATAAAGATCAAAATCAGAAGTctgtaaaaaaattgatagtgaAATTAAGATCACCgtcttcatcatcatcagctGTTACTACTACTAttactccaccaccaccaccgcaacAACCACCGCAGAAACAACCGCAACTTGTTAATTATGtggttgaagatgatgatgatgatgatgatttggAAGAAGGGGAGTTCCGAGTTCCGACTCAGCTCGAACCACCCGAAGCTAAACCCGAAGCTGAGCCCGAAGCTAAGCCCGAAGCTGAAGAAGTTGTTGTTGTTAACGCGAAGAAGTACGATTGTAAATACTGCAATAAAAAGTTTCAGAACGGAAAAGCCCTAGGAGGTCACTTGAGGATTCACGCTGCCGAGAGGGACGACAGGCCGTTGAAGGCGGCGGGTGGTGGTGGTTATTCCGCCGCCGCTAAGAAGGCTGCCGCTGGTGGATTCGGGTCAAGTTCGGGGGCCCGGGATCAAGATCAAGATGGGATTTTCCAGTGTAATTATCCGGGTTGTAACAAGGGTTTGAAATCACAAAAAGCCCTCTTTGGTCATATGAGGTCCCACCCTGACCGCGATTATCGGGGGATGGAACCGCCTTctaatcgggttcgggtcagcCCGATCCCGCCCAGCAACAACGATTGTGAGATCGACAATGGAAGCGGGTCGGGTGGTGATGATGGGTCGGGTGAGGAGGAGGTGAATCGGATTCAGCTTTTGAGATGGAAGGGATTCGGGAAGCGAGGAATGGTTAAGGATCCTTCATCAACGGATACGGGTACGGGTACCGGGTCATCGTCGTCTTCGGATAATTCCAGTCACAACGACGATGAAGTTGCTGCTACTGATAATCTGATGTATTTATCGAATGGTCCGTCTATCGAACCCGATCAAccccaacccgaacccgaacccgaagaCGGAGACGGAATTCGGGCGGTTATAAGGGCAAGAGTAGAGAAGAAGAAAGGGGAATACGACGAAGATGAGTTGTACTTTTTACAGTACGAGTTGAACATTACAGTCCCTGATTACCCTCCTATGAAGTTCAATCATCCAACAACCTTTCATTGTTCGCCTCGAAAGGAGAATGTAGCTTCGTGTTCGACGAATAAGAAGAAGAGGAAGGCGGTTAAATGTCATGAACAACCGAACCAAGCTAAACATcacaagaaagagaaagaagaagCTGGTGGTAGTGGCggcagtggtggtggtggtgagaaTAATAATCAAGATGAGGAAGCGGAGACGGTGGTGCGGGAAGTGGTGGTGGGGCCGGACGGGGAGGTTTTGAAGTGGATTTGTATCACTTGTGGTAAAGGTTTCTCAACTCATCAAGCTTTAGGTGGTCATAGGTCTAGCCACAACAAAGAAAAAGCTAACCTAAAAAAAAGTCAACCTAAGTCAACTCATGTTAACTTTAACCCTAGCTCAAGCTCAACTACACTTAACCATGCCCTAACCCTAACCCCAACCCCAACCCCAACCCTAACCTTAACTCAAGTACCAAGAAGTCAAGTACTTGAGCATGGATCCGGGTTAACCCAAGTGGGTCCGGGTGAGATCAGAGGTGACGTGGCATACTCAGTTCACAAGTGCAACATTTGTAACGAGAGTTTTCAGTCAGGGCAAGCTTTAGGAGGGCATATGAGGTGTCATTATGTGCAGTCGTCGTCGCCGCCGTTGTCATCTTCGCCGCCGTTGTCGCCGCCGCCAGTGTCATCTTCGCCGCCGGTTCAGACCACCTCAAAATCACGTCCTATCATTGACCTTAATGAAGAACCTGATGTGGAGGAAGATGTTGATGGTGTTGTGGAGTCCAATTAA
- the LOC110783376 gene encoding elongation factor 1-beta 2, translated as MAVFKDLHTETGLKSLDDHLSGKSYVSGDELTKDDIKVYAAVLEKPTDSFSNACKWYESVSQQLAASFPGQAAGVRFSSQATPAASAEEEKKDAPVEDDDDDMDLFGDETEEEKKAAEEREAAAKKTSAKKKESGKSSILLDVKPWDDETDMKKLEEAVRSVQKEGLTWGASKLVPVGYGIKKLTIMMTIVDDLVSVDNLIEDYLTVEPANEFIQSCDIVAFNKI; from the exons ATGGCAGTTTTCAAGGATTTGCACACCGAGACTGGTCTCAAATCACTCGATGATCATCTTTCCGGAAAATCCTACGTTTCTGG GGATGAGCTGACCAAGGATGATATCAAGGTGTACGCTGCAGTATTGGAGAAGCCTACTGACTCTTTCTCAAATGCATGCAAGTGGTACGAGAGTGTTTCCCAGCAGCTCGCTGCAAG TTTCCCTGGCCAAGCTGCCGGAGTGAGATTTTCCTCCCAGGCAACTCCAGCTGCCTCTGCCGAGGAAGAGAAAAAG GATGCACCTGTCGAGGATGACGATGATGACATGGATCTCTTCGGTGACGAGAccgaggaagagaagaaggccGCAGAAGAGAGAGAGGCAGCAGCCAAGAAGACTTCtgcaaagaagaaagaaa GTGGAAAATCTTCCATTCTTCTGGATGTGAAGCCATGGGACGATGAAACCGACATGAAGAAGCTAGAAGAGGCTGTTCGCAGTGTCCAGAAGGAAGGTCTCACATGGGGAGCAT CAAAATTGGTTCCAGTTGGTTACGGAATCAAGAAGTTGACAATCATGATGACCATTGTCGATGACCTTGTTTCCGTCGACAACCTCATCGAAGATTACCTCACCGTCGAGCCAGCCAACGAATTCATCCAGAGCTGTGATATTGTCGCCTTCAACAAAATTTAA
- the LOC110783375 gene encoding probable E3 ubiquitin-protein ligase RHC1A, with the protein MSSGGNTHWCYQCRQPIRPRNRGTVCPICDGGFVQELEELRGSPGPGPVGVNSSNTTTPYGIRDGPNQIQGIMEALDSLMIRNNPEQRLGLIEALESFTGQRRRYGIDADRNPWLIFQGQVPPGRMPMPRSGGFEMFFNGNPGIGLSRGNNGDLFVGPGLHELIEQLMVDRQGPAPAPRSAIDALPVIKITRTHIQTDSHCPVCKDQFELGTEARQMPCNHLYHSDCIVPWLVQHNSCPVCRHELGSSTPSCRQNSNSSSGSSRRSSSSINNISRERGNSDQNTNRRNPFSFLWPFRSSTTTTSSTSNREYVSPPNVSNPTTTTTTTTTTTHGGENHEFHEMNYSGWPFEY; encoded by the coding sequence ATGTCGAGTGGTGGAAATACACACTGGTGTTATCAATGTAGGCAGCCAATTCGTCCTCGAAACCGAGGCACGGTTTGCCCTATTTGTGATGGAGGGTTTGTGCAAGAGTTAGAGGAGTTACGGGGCAGTCCGGGTCCGGGTCCGGTTGGAGTTAATAGTAGTAATACAACCACCCCTTACGGAATTAGAGACGGCCCTAATCAAATACAAGGAATTATGGAAGCTTTAGACTCGTTAATGATCCGGAATAATCCCGAGCAAAGATTAGGGTTAATCGAAGCTTTAGAGTCTTTCACGGGGCAGAGAAGGAGATACGGTATTGATGCTGATCGTAACCCTTGGTTGATTTTTCAAGGCCAAGTTCCCCCCGGAAGGATGCCAATGCCTAGAAGTGGTGGGTTCGAGATGTTTTTTAATGGAAACCCGGGAATTGGATTAAGCCGGGGAAACAATGGTGATCTGTTTGTCGGGCCGGGCCTTCACGAGTTGATTGAGCAGCTAATGGTTGATAGGCAAGGCCCGGCACCAGCCCCTAGATCAGCTATCGATGCATTGCCCGTAATCAAGATCACTCGGACCCATATCCAGACCGATTCACATTGCCCGGTTTGTAAAGATCAGTTCGAGTTGGGTACAGAAGCAAGGCAAATGCCTTGTAACCACTTATATCACTCTGATTGCATTGTCCCGTGGTTGGTCCAGCATAACTCCTGCCCCGTTTGTCGCCACGAGTTAGGGTCAAGTACTCCGAGTTGCAGACAGAATTCCAATTCAAGCAGTGGGAGTAGCAGAAGAAGTTCTAGTAGCATTAACAACATCTCGAGAGAGAGAGGAAACAGTGATCAGAACACAAACAGGAGAAACCCGTTCTCTTTTCTGTGGCCCTTTCGGtcttcaacaacaacaaccagtaGTACCAGCAACCGTGAGTATGTTTCACCACCGAATGTGAGCaatccaacaacaacaacaacaacgacaacaacaacaactcaCGGAGGAGAGAATCACGAGTTTCATGAGATGAATTACAGCGGTTGGCCTTTCGAATACTAG